Sequence from the Thermocoleostomius sinensis A174 genome:
TTGGCAGCAGGTAGATGGTATTGAAGGTCACGTGCCTCGCCGTTGGCTGTCTCTTGGTACAGTTAGAAAGTTTGATGCAGGGCAGCAAGGATGATCACGATTCAAGTAGAACCACAGGCAACCAAGGATGACGCGGTGACAGTGATGGAGATTGTTCGATCGTTTAATCAGCAATTTTTTGCACCGACTCAGTGGCGATCGGTGACAGTGCTGGCTAGAGACGAAACAGGTGCGATCGTCGGGGGCGCATTGGGTGACATTGGCTGTGGTTGGCTTTACCTTAGCGTATTAGGGGTTCGCGAAGATTGGCGGCGGCAGGGAAT
This genomic interval carries:
- a CDS encoding GNAT family N-acetyltransferase — encoded protein: MITIQVEPQATKDDAVTVMEIVRSFNQQFFAPTQWRSVTVLARDETGAIVGGALGDIGCGWLYLSVLGVREDWRRQGIGTALLQAVEQEAQTQGSIGVYLETIEFQAPEFYQRNGYSIYAVQENYPAGFKRYYLQKLFTPLSRTLHPIST